From the Lathyrus oleraceus cultivar Zhongwan6 chromosome 4, CAAS_Psat_ZW6_1.0, whole genome shotgun sequence genome, one window contains:
- the LOC127136670 gene encoding expansin-A20, translated as MDGWMAGLGVALPPNTDALCQLLFEYSKRVYTSQLQHLKDIAGTLATEETEDAAQVAKLRSALESVDHKRRKILQQMRSDVALLTLENGDTEGSLITEGACGYGDLHKASYGKHSVGLSTTLFNRGTTCGACYEIRCVDHILWCVLGSPSVIVTTTDFCPPNYGLSVDYGGWCNFPRQHFELSQPAFSEIAKTKADIIPVQYKRVKCERSVGMKFTMSGSSHFYQVLITNVGQEGEVFAVKVKGSRTGWIPMARNWGMNWHCNVNLQHQPLSFEVTSSTGKTLASYNVAPSNWQLGQTFQGKQF; from the exons ATGGATGGTTGGATGGCTGGACTTGGTGTCGCTCTACCTCCAAACACTGATGCCCTTTGCCAACTATTATTTGAGTATTCAAAACGTGTCTATACTTCTCAACTACAGCACTTAAAGGATATTGCTGGTACCTTGGCAACAGAAGAGACTGAAGATGCAGCACAAGTAGCCAAGTTGCGTTCAGCTCTAGAATCTGTTGATCATAAAAGAAGGAAGATTCTGCAACAAATGAGAAGTGATGTAGCTTTGTTGACATTGGAAAATGGGG ACACAGAGGGATCCCTCATTACAGAAGGAGCTTGTGGTTACGGAGATCTTCACAAAGCTAGCTACGGAAAGCACAGTGTTGGATTAAGCACAACTTTGTTCAACAGAGGGACTACGTGTGGGGCTTGCTACGAGATCAGATGTGTTGACCATATCTTGTGGTGTGTGCTTGGAAGCCCTTCTGTAATTGTTACCACCACTGATTTCTGTCCTCCTAATTACGGTCTCTCAGTTGATTACGGTGGCTGGTGTAACTTTCCAAGACAACATTTTGAGTTGTCACAACCTGCATTTTCTGAAATTGCCAAAACAAAAGCCGATATTATTCCGGTTCAGTATAAAAGAGTGAAGTGTGAAAGAAGTGTTGGAATGAAGTTTACAATGAGTGGAAGTTCTCATTTCTATCAAGTTCTAATTACTAATGTGGGGCAAGAAGGTGAAGTGTTTGCTGTGAAAGTGAAGGGATCTAGAACAGGATGGATACCAATGGCAAGGAATTGGGGAATGAATTGGCACTGCAATGTCAACCTTCAACATCAGCCTTTGTCCTTTGAGGTAACCAGCAGCACTGGAAAAACACTCGCATCTTACAATGTAGCACCATCAAACTGGCAACTTGGACAGACATTTCAAGGAAAACAATTTTAA